Proteins from one Campylobacter concisus genomic window:
- a CDS encoding amino acid ABC transporter ATP-binding protein: MSENILELKKINKFYGELHALKDINLEVKSGEVVVLLGPSGCGKSTTLRCINGLESIASGEIIIDGEVIDAKFNDWQRIRQKVGMVFQSYELFDHMNVIDNVLLGPLKVQKRDRAEAEKTADMWLSKVGLLDKKFAYPKELSGGQKQRIAIVRSLCLNPEIMLFDEVTAALDPEIVREVLDVILNLAKDGMTMLIVTHEMSFARAVANKIVFMDAGAIVEISEPEEFFTSPKSDRAKKFLNLFSF; this comes from the coding sequence ATGAGCGAAAACATATTAGAACTTAAAAAAATAAACAAATTTTATGGAGAGCTTCACGCCTTAAAGGATATAAATTTAGAGGTTAAAAGCGGCGAAGTGGTTGTGCTTCTTGGACCATCGGGCTGTGGCAAGAGTACAACTCTTAGATGTATAAATGGCCTTGAGAGCATCGCTAGCGGCGAGATAATAATCGATGGCGAAGTGATTGATGCTAAATTTAATGATTGGCAAAGGATCCGCCAAAAAGTCGGCATGGTCTTTCAAAGCTACGAGCTATTTGATCACATGAACGTCATAGACAACGTCCTTCTTGGGCCTTTAAAGGTGCAAAAAAGAGATAGGGCCGAGGCTGAAAAAACTGCTGATATGTGGCTAAGCAAGGTTGGGCTACTTGATAAGAAATTTGCCTATCCAAAGGAGCTAAGCGGCGGTCAAAAGCAGCGCATAGCAATAGTAAGAAGCCTTTGTCTAAACCCTGAGATCATGCTATTTGACGAGGTTACGGCCGCGCTTGATCCTGAGATCGTTAGAGAAGTGCTTGATGTGATACTAAATTTAGCCAAAGATGGTATGACGATGCTAATAGTCACTCACGAGATGAGCTTTGCAAGGGCGGTTGCAAACAAGATCGTATTTATGGACGCTGGAGCGATCGTAGAGATCAGCGAACCAGAGGAGTTTTTTACTAGTCCTAAGAGCGATCGCGCTAAGAAATTTCTAAATTTATTCTCGTTTTAG
- a CDS encoding amino acid ABC transporter permease, whose translation MDFEFIEKFYPLYVKAGVLTCEIAFLGIIFSILIGIFCMAVKFYKLKFLSKVIDCYVELSRNTPLLIQLFFLYYGLPKLGVSMSGFACAVAGLSFLGGSYMSESFRLGFEAVRRSQIEAGLSIALSKNQLLRYVILPQAFSVAVPSISANIIFLLKETSIVSIVALADLVYVAKDLIGLYYKTDEALFMLVISYLIIILPVSLVLSYVEKRVRNARS comes from the coding sequence ATGGATTTTGAGTTTATTGAGAAATTTTATCCGCTTTATGTTAAGGCCGGAGTGCTTACCTGTGAGATCGCCTTTTTAGGGATCATTTTTTCTATTTTGATCGGTATTTTTTGTATGGCTGTAAAATTTTACAAGCTAAAATTTCTATCAAAAGTGATTGACTGCTACGTCGAGCTCTCAAGAAATACGCCACTTCTTATACAGCTTTTCTTTTTATATTATGGCTTGCCAAAGCTTGGAGTGTCGATGAGCGGCTTTGCCTGTGCGGTTGCGGGACTTAGCTTTCTTGGTGGTAGCTATATGAGCGAGAGCTTTAGGCTTGGCTTTGAGGCGGTGAGAAGGTCACAGATAGAAGCGGGACTAAGCATCGCACTTAGCAAAAATCAGCTCTTAAGATATGTTATCTTGCCTCAAGCATTTAGTGTAGCGGTGCCAAGCATTAGTGCAAATATTATCTTTTTGCTAAAAGAAACAAGCATCGTTAGTATCGTGGCACTTGCTGATCTAGTTTACGTCGCAAAGGATCTTATCGGGCTTTATTACAAAACAGACGAGGCACTTTTTATGCTAGTAATTAGCTATCTCATCATCATTTTGCCAGTCTCGCTGGTACTTAGCTATGTCGAAAAAAGGGTGAGAAATGCAAGGAGTTAG
- a CDS encoding CBU_0592 family membrane protein yields MIDLFQIIGFLGMICIVMGYFLLQIGRLNSRNLAYQIINLVGAVLLIISLFVHFNLGSFLIEVFWIFITIYGIYKIYKERA; encoded by the coding sequence TTGATCGACCTTTTTCAGATCATCGGCTTTTTAGGGATGATTTGCATCGTGATGGGCTACTTTTTACTTCAGATCGGCCGCCTAAATAGCCGCAATCTAGCCTATCAGATAATAAATTTAGTAGGTGCGGTTCTACTCATTATCTCGCTTTTTGTGCACTTTAACCTCGGTTCATTTTTGATAGAGGTCTTTTGGATATTCATCACGATTTATGGAATTTATAAAATTTATAAGGAGAGAGCGTGA
- a CDS encoding sugar transferase — protein sequence MRQILSFLLLLLADIFVIFGSIFLGIFVKNLIYGSPLFFDIFTYREYIYVYITIISLFAYQGIYIRRFDFWHESKIIIKSCILGFLLCLVLAIENSLFSKVTLLFSFLSMIILLPGFKFIFKRILFYVGIWQKKARILCVENSEELEYAIFNNHYLGYVKAVGKSYDALLIGYNNIKPKTLNTIIEQNIKDNKEILFTPILNSYDFSRACVYNIFNSRTNLFAIQNSLQSKFNLILKRLLDLLILLLALPFLVIMFGVVILIIKVKEPTGDIFFGQYRIGLGGKIFKCYKFRSMHTDQSFMQEWLDKNSEEVVYYKKYKKYRNDPRVTKIGSFLRKTSLDELPQLVNVLKGEMSLVGPRPCLPNEMEDFGEYLPLVLSCKPGLTGLWQVSGRSNVDFATRAQMDIWYMKNWNIWMDIVIIIKTFKVVFLRYGAM from the coding sequence ATGAGGCAAATTTTATCATTTTTATTGCTGTTGCTAGCTGATATTTTTGTTATTTTTGGCTCTATATTTTTAGGCATTTTTGTCAAAAATCTTATTTATGGAAGCCCATTATTTTTTGATATATTTACATATCGAGAGTACATCTACGTTTATATTACTATAATATCTTTATTTGCTTATCAAGGTATTTATATTAGGAGATTTGATTTTTGGCATGAAAGCAAAATTATAATAAAAAGTTGCATATTAGGCTTTTTACTTTGTCTTGTGCTTGCGATAGAAAATAGTTTGTTTTCAAAAGTAACCCTATTATTTAGTTTTTTATCTATGATTATACTTTTACCCGGATTTAAATTTATATTCAAACGTATACTTTTTTATGTAGGCATCTGGCAAAAAAAGGCTAGAATTTTATGTGTAGAAAATAGCGAAGAGCTTGAATACGCAATATTTAATAACCATTATTTGGGTTATGTAAAAGCCGTTGGAAAAAGCTATGATGCTCTTTTGATAGGATATAACAATATTAAGCCTAAAACTCTAAATACTATTATAGAACAGAACATAAAGGATAACAAAGAAATCTTATTTACTCCAATACTTAATAGTTATGACTTTTCAAGGGCCTGTGTTTATAATATTTTTAACTCCCGCACGAATCTATTTGCTATTCAAAATTCCCTTCAAAGCAAATTTAATTTAATTTTGAAAAGATTGTTAGATTTATTAATATTATTGCTTGCTTTGCCCTTTTTGGTAATCATGTTTGGCGTAGTTATCTTAATCATAAAGGTAAAAGAGCCAACTGGTGACATTTTTTTTGGCCAGTACAGAATAGGTTTGGGTGGAAAAATATTCAAATGCTATAAATTTCGTTCAATGCATACCGACCAAAGTTTTATGCAAGAATGGTTGGATAAAAATTCGGAAGAAGTAGTATATTATAAAAAGTATAAAAAATATAGAAATGATCCCCGAGTAACTAAAATCGGCAGCTTTTTAAGAAAAACGTCACTTGACGAATTACCGCAGCTAGTAAATGTTCTAAAAGGGGAGATGAGCCTGGTTGGTCCAAGGCCATGTCTTCCGAACGAAATGGAAGATTTTGGAGAATACCTACCGCTTGTTTTGTCTTGTAAGCCCGGGCTTACTGGACTTTGGCAGGTTAGTGGTCGAAGCAATGTGGATTTTGCTACACGAGCCCAAATGGACATATGGTATATGAAGAATTGGAATATTTGGATGGATATTGTAATAATTATAAAAACATTTAAAGTAGTATTCCTTAGGTATGGTGCTATGTAA
- a CDS encoding amino acid ABC transporter permease: MQGVSILFDTQNLLRLFDGLVVSTEISFISIFISIIGGLVLGVLMSMKNKFIYFILKICLEIVRIMPQIVWLFLFYFGVSKAFGLHISAFTASLIVFSLWGVFEMMDIVRGAITSIPKHQFESAASLGLSKFQIYSYVIIPLATRRLVPGAVNLLSRMIKTTSIVVLIGVVEVVKVGQQIIERNVFTNPMAPFWIYTLIFFLYFAICYPVSKLSKKLEEKWS, encoded by the coding sequence ATGCAAGGAGTTAGTATATTATTTGATACGCAAAATTTACTAAGGCTCTTTGACGGTCTAGTCGTTAGCACAGAAATTTCATTTATCTCTATATTTATCTCTATAATCGGTGGTTTAGTGCTTGGCGTACTTATGAGCATGAAAAACAAATTTATCTATTTTATTTTAAAAATTTGCCTCGAGATCGTTCGTATCATGCCTCAGATCGTCTGGCTATTTTTATTTTACTTTGGCGTTAGCAAGGCTTTTGGACTGCATATCTCGGCATTTACCGCCTCGCTCATCGTCTTTAGCCTTTGGGGTGTTTTTGAGATGATGGATATCGTGCGCGGCGCTATCACCTCGATACCAAAGCACCAGTTTGAGTCAGCCGCCTCGCTGGGGCTTAGCAAATTTCAAATTTACTCTTACGTCATCATCCCACTAGCCACGAGAAGGCTAGTGCCTGGAGCTGTAAATTTACTAAGCCGTATGATAAAAACGACCTCTATAGTCGTGCTAATTGGCGTTGTAGAGGTAGTCAAGGTCGGTCAGCAGATCATCGAGCGAAATGTATTTACAAATCCTATGGCGCCATTTTGGATATACACGCTCATATTCTTTTTATATTTTGCAATCTGTTATCCGGTCTCAAAACTATCAAAAAAACTAGAAGAAAAATGGAGTTAA
- a CDS encoding cysteine ABC transporter substrate-binding protein, with amino-acid sequence MRKFKFFLLALIATVFLTGCGNDKGADTAKAASNEADAIAKIKERGYVRIGVFSDKPPFGYVDKDGKNQGYDIYFAKRIAKDLLGDESKVKFELVEAAGRVEVLVADKVDITLANFTKTPERAQVVDFALPYMKVSLGIVSPEGAVIKSIDELKDKTLIVNKGTTADAFFTKNYPDIKLAKYDQNTETFAALVDKRGAALAHDNALLFAWAKETPGFVVGVEALGDVDVIAPAVKKGNKVLLDWLNNEIIELGKENFFHKDYDATLKPIYGDSVNPESLVVEGGKL; translated from the coding sequence GTGAGAAAATTTAAATTTTTCTTATTAGCATTAATCGCTACCGTCTTTCTAACGGGTTGTGGTAATGACAAAGGTGCCGACACGGCAAAAGCTGCTTCAAACGAAGCTGATGCGATCGCAAAGATCAAAGAGCGCGGATATGTAAGAATTGGTGTTTTCAGCGACAAACCACCATTTGGCTATGTCGATAAAGACGGCAAAAATCAAGGCTATGATATTTACTTTGCAAAACGTATCGCAAAAGACCTACTAGGCGATGAGAGCAAGGTAAAATTTGAGCTAGTCGAGGCTGCTGGTAGAGTTGAAGTTTTAGTAGCTGATAAAGTAGATATCACGCTTGCAAATTTTACAAAAACACCTGAGCGCGCACAAGTTGTTGATTTTGCGCTTCCATACATGAAGGTTTCGCTTGGCATCGTAAGCCCTGAAGGTGCAGTGATAAAAAGCATCGATGAGCTAAAAGACAAAACCCTAATCGTAAATAAGGGCACAACCGCAGACGCGTTTTTTACAAAAAATTATCCAGATATTAAGCTTGCAAAATACGACCAAAATACTGAAACATTTGCAGCTTTGGTTGATAAAAGAGGTGCCGCACTAGCACATGATAACGCCCTACTTTTTGCCTGGGCGAAAGAGACTCCAGGCTTTGTCGTAGGTGTTGAAGCACTTGGTGATGTGGATGTGATAGCACCAGCTGTTAAAAAAGGTAACAAAGTTTTACTTGACTGGCTAAACAATGAAATCATTGAGCTTGGAAAAGAAAATTTCTTCCACAAAGACTATGATGCTACGCTAAAACCGATCTATGGCGATAGCGTAAATCCAGAATCACTTGTCGTTGAAGGCGGCAAACTATAA
- a CDS encoding NAD-dependent epimerase/dehydratase family protein gives MSRILVLGGAGLIGASLLKNLIKKGYKDITVLDDLSRGKINNIPLECNFIKDNICNIEKYNLGSFDVIFHLVSFMLGLGFSEKNQLKLYDNNVKLNENFISFLLKQNPDRLRLIYISSSCVYSDDGEDIVDESSPLGNFPELANIGYGFSKRYLEDRLKLLSVVNKFELSIVRPLNIYGESYRWAGEFSQAIPMLINKVMTSNDVEVWGSGNQKRSYVHADDCAELLVRIAFNDQLIPLLNIGHEKVISMNDLVMLVAEIANKKITIINNLKKPEGRRVKGCSLKSIKIYFPDFNFNVSLKEGLYRMIYKWYINNKGNLI, from the coding sequence ATGAGTAGAATTTTAGTATTAGGCGGGGCGGGACTAATAGGGGCTTCCTTATTAAAAAATTTGATCAAAAAAGGATATAAAGACATAACCGTACTTGATGATTTATCTAGAGGAAAGATTAATAATATACCGCTGGAGTGCAATTTTATTAAAGATAATATATGTAATATCGAAAAGTATAATTTAGGTAGTTTTGATGTAATATTTCACTTAGTCAGTTTTATGCTGGGATTGGGGTTTTCTGAAAAAAATCAATTAAAACTTTATGATAATAATGTAAAGTTGAATGAGAATTTTATATCATTTTTGCTAAAGCAAAATCCAGACAGGTTGCGCCTTATTTATATTAGTTCATCTTGCGTATATTCTGATGACGGAGAAGATATCGTTGATGAATCCTCTCCCTTGGGTAATTTTCCAGAGCTCGCAAATATAGGTTATGGTTTTTCAAAGCGATACCTTGAGGATAGATTAAAATTACTATCTGTAGTGAATAAGTTTGAACTTTCAATAGTTAGGCCATTGAATATTTATGGCGAGTCATACAGATGGGCCGGCGAATTCTCACAGGCTATACCGATGCTTATAAATAAGGTTATGACTAGTAATGACGTAGAAGTTTGGGGTAGCGGAAATCAAAAAAGGTCGTATGTTCATGCCGACGATTGTGCGGAACTATTGGTAAGAATCGCTTTTAATGATCAATTGATCCCATTGCTAAATATAGGACACGAAAAAGTTATATCTATGAATGATTTGGTTATGTTAGTGGCAGAAATCGCAAATAAAAAAATTACCATCATTAATAATCTAAAAAAGCCAGAAGGAAGAAGAGTTAAGGGTTGCTCTTTAAAATCCATAAAAATCTATTTTCCTGATTTTAATTTTAACGTATCTTTAAAAGAAGGGTTGTATAGAATGATATATAAATGGTATATTAACAATAAAGGTAATCTGATATGA
- a CDS encoding ABC transporter permease, giving the protein MMYFILNNYQKLIVIAYMDLKLKYQNSFIGFSWSFIKPLLQFFVYFTVFGIFLQVDTGDGYALRLFFGVLIWTFFSEATSLGLNSFVGKASIINKISVNRLIPPIAAFLTPLFNFCINFIIFIIIYLVSYNSISDFNIFKFFIITVSFLQISILILSLNIILSFLNVFFRDIKQIWEIVLIYGVFLTPIIYKLPIPKEYETLYYCTNLLSFPLENIKYCFFNGYTPILIYDIWLWVLHSAVIVLLFVVSLVIENKLKSKISDFL; this is encoded by the coding sequence ATGATGTATTTTATATTAAATAACTACCAAAAATTAATTGTAATAGCATATATGGATTTAAAGTTAAAGTATCAAAATAGCTTTATTGGTTTTTCATGGTCTTTTATAAAACCATTACTGCAGTTTTTTGTATACTTTACAGTCTTCGGTATATTTTTACAAGTAGATACTGGTGATGGCTACGCATTAAGATTGTTCTTCGGTGTATTAATATGGACATTTTTTTCAGAAGCGACATCGCTGGGGCTAAATTCATTTGTTGGCAAAGCTTCAATAATAAATAAGATAAGTGTCAATAGACTCATACCGCCTATTGCCGCCTTTTTAACGCCATTATTTAACTTTTGTATAAACTTTATTATCTTTATAATTATATATCTGGTTTCATATAATTCTATATCGGATTTTAATATATTTAAATTTTTTATTATTACCGTTTCTTTCCTGCAGATTAGTATATTAATATTAAGTTTAAATATAATCCTATCTTTTTTAAATGTTTTTTTTAGAGATATAAAACAGATTTGGGAAATTGTCCTTATTTATGGCGTTTTTTTAACTCCGATTATTTATAAATTACCTATTCCGAAAGAATATGAAACTTTATATTATTGCACCAATTTATTATCCTTTCCATTAGAAAATATTAAATATTGTTTCTTTAATGGATATACGCCTATTCTAATATATGATATTTGGCTTTGGGTATTGCATAGTGCTGTAATTGTATTATTGTTTGTAGTATCATTAGTTATTGAAAATAAATTAAAATCAAAAATTTCGGATTTTCTATGA
- a CDS encoding agmatine deiminase family protein encodes MRAYAEWEEQELLFLSLPHSKSDWEPYLEEILAGYEELVAAITPFEKVVLICPDEANFARFKKFKNVEFVKLETDDTWIRDYGMIDVCTKDGVKSYDFKFNAWGGKFKSSKDDAINLALAKIYKTKLEPVDMILEGGSVEFNGDGVLLTTSKCLLNENRNKALSKEQIEEKLKSLFGLKRIIWLENGFIRGDDTDSHIDTLARFITPNTIAYAACDDKSDEHFEELKRMENELKKTGFKLLALPLPKLKFYDGKRLGCTYANFIFINGALIVPTYNDENDEKVLDLLAKALPDRKIIGVNSLVFVRQNGSLHCSSQNRYKRS; translated from the coding sequence GTGAGAGCATACGCAGAGTGGGAAGAGCAGGAGCTTTTGTTTTTATCGCTGCCACATAGCAAGAGCGACTGGGAGCCTTATTTAGAGGAGATTTTGGCGGGCTATGAGGAGCTAGTGGCTGCTATTACGCCTTTTGAAAAGGTGGTGCTCATCTGCCCTGATGAGGCAAATTTTGCTAGGTTTAAGAAATTTAAAAATGTAGAGTTTGTAAAGCTTGAGACTGACGATACTTGGATCAGAGACTACGGCATGATCGACGTTTGCACCAAGGACGGCGTAAAGAGCTACGACTTTAAATTTAACGCTTGGGGTGGTAAATTTAAGAGCTCAAAAGATGATGCGATAAATTTAGCACTAGCTAAAATTTATAAGACCAAGCTTGAGCCAGTTGATATGATACTAGAGGGTGGAAGTGTTGAATTTAACGGAGATGGCGTACTTTTAACCACCTCAAAATGCTTACTAAATGAAAATAGAAACAAGGCACTTAGCAAAGAGCAGATCGAGGAGAAGCTAAAGAGTTTGTTTGGCTTAAAGCGTATCATTTGGCTTGAAAATGGTTTTATAAGAGGCGATGACACAGATAGTCACATCGACACTTTGGCGCGTTTTATCACGCCTAATACGATAGCTTACGCAGCTTGCGATGACAAGAGCGATGAACACTTTGAAGAGCTTAAAAGGATGGAGAATGAGCTTAAAAAAACTGGCTTTAAACTGCTTGCTCTGCCACTACCAAAACTTAAATTTTATGATGGCAAAAGGCTTGGTTGCACTTATGCAAACTTCATCTTTATAAATGGTGCGCTAATCGTGCCAACATATAATGACGAAAACGATGAAAAGGTACTAGATTTACTGGCCAAGGCACTGCCAGATAGAAAGATCATCGGTGTAAATTCGTTAGTTTTTGTCCGTCAAAATGGCTCGCTTCACTGCTCAAGCCAAAATAGATACAAGAGGTCTTAA
- a CDS encoding glycosyltransferase family 4 protein: protein MKKALICDWLNVYAGAERCVESFTNIWTDFEIYSLIDFLNDTDRYGILKNKHAHTSFIQNLPFAKSRYRDYLPLFPYAIENFNLSEYDLILSSSHAVAKGVLTHSDQLHISYVHTPIRYAWDLYFEYLKNSGLNSGLKGFFAKYFLHKIRIWDLTSTNRVDYFIANSRYIASRIKKIYGRASDVIYPPVDTDKFEAKENKDEFYLTVSRLVPYKKVDVIVEAFSQINRKLVLIGDGPDMDKIKSKAKKNIEILGYQSNETIKHMMQNAKAFIFAAKEDFGIAPVEAQACGTPVICYGNGGVRETVIDNVSGVYFYEQSVESLLGALDKFEHNVDKFDPSFIRRNSLRFSRKRFEEEIKTYIEHKFNEFKALK from the coding sequence ATAAAAAAAGCTTTAATATGCGATTGGCTCAATGTTTACGCTGGTGCAGAAAGATGTGTGGAGAGCTTCACAAATATTTGGACTGACTTTGAAATTTATAGTTTGATCGATTTTTTGAATGATACAGATAGGTATGGAATATTAAAAAATAAGCATGCCCATACGAGCTTTATTCAAAATTTGCCATTCGCTAAAAGTAGGTATCGTGATTATTTACCGCTTTTTCCATATGCTATTGAGAATTTTAATCTAAGCGAGTATGATTTAATCTTATCCAGTTCTCACGCGGTTGCAAAGGGGGTATTGACTCATTCGGATCAGCTTCATATTAGTTATGTTCATACGCCAATTCGTTATGCATGGGATTTATATTTTGAGTATTTGAAAAATAGCGGGCTGAATAGTGGATTAAAGGGTTTTTTTGCGAAATATTTTCTACATAAAATTCGTATTTGGGATTTGACTTCCACAAATCGTGTGGATTATTTTATTGCAAACAGTCGCTATATTGCCAGTCGTATAAAAAAAATTTATGGTAGGGCGAGCGATGTAATATATCCCCCAGTAGATACCGATAAATTTGAGGCCAAGGAAAATAAAGATGAGTTTTATTTGACTGTTTCAAGGCTTGTGCCATATAAAAAAGTAGATGTTATAGTGGAGGCTTTTTCACAAATTAATAGAAAGCTTGTGCTTATCGGCGATGGTCCAGATATGGACAAAATAAAAAGTAAGGCTAAAAAAAATATAGAAATTTTAGGATATCAAAGCAACGAAACAATAAAGCATATGATGCAAAATGCGAAAGCTTTTATATTCGCAGCCAAGGAAGATTTCGGTATCGCTCCAGTAGAGGCTCAGGCATGCGGCACGCCCGTTATATGCTACGGCAATGGCGGAGTACGTGAGACGGTGATAGATAACGTCAGTGGTGTTTATTTTTATGAGCAAAGCGTTGAGAGCCTACTTGGAGCGCTGGATAAATTTGAACATAATGTGGATAAATTTGATCCATCTTTTATTCGCAGAAACTCACTTAGATTTTCTCGTAAAAGATTTGAGGAGGAGATAAAAACTTACATAGAGCATAAATTTAATGAATTTAAGGCATTAAAATGA
- a CDS encoding ABC transporter ATP-binding protein has product MSMSIDNGDILCIVGRNGVGKSTLAKLIAKTSTPTKGDIVVDGKVIPFLELGVAFSDELSGRDNAFLNGVLLGMDICFIKDNMQEIFSFAEIERFMDTPLKYYSSGMKMRLAFSIARCANGDIYIFDEILAVGDEKFQKKCFDFFDNLLVNKKTIIFITHDINFVKKHATKLLVLRGGGDYILISNKEKICNFTFESL; this is encoded by the coding sequence ATGTCGATGAGTATTGACAATGGGGATATATTATGTATAGTTGGTAGAAATGGTGTTGGAAAATCTACTTTAGCCAAGCTTATAGCAAAGACATCAACTCCTACGAAAGGTGATATTGTTGTAGATGGTAAAGTTATACCATTTTTAGAGCTGGGTGTTGCTTTTAGTGATGAATTAAGTGGTCGTGACAATGCTTTTTTAAATGGCGTATTATTAGGAATGGATATATGCTTTATAAAGGATAATATGCAAGAGATATTTTCATTTGCTGAAATTGAGAGGTTTATGGATACTCCATTGAAATACTATTCGTCTGGAATGAAAATGAGATTGGCGTTTTCAATAGCGCGATGTGCCAATGGTGACATATATATATTTGATGAAATTTTAGCAGTTGGCGATGAGAAATTTCAGAAAAAATGCTTTGATTTTTTTGATAATTTACTGGTTAACAAAAAAACAATTATATTTATAACTCATGATATAAATTTTGTAAAAAAGCATGCAACTAAGTTATTGGTTCTAAGGGGTGGTGGAGATTATATCTTAATAAGCAATAAAGAAAAAATTTGTAATTTTACCTTTGAGAGTTTATAG
- a CDS encoding cation diffusion facilitator family transporter: MGSPFDYEFNRINKQECTQGENKAVIAAGACAFLLALVKFTAGLFSGSVAVLGSAIDSMLDFIVSLLNLFALRKSKKQADERFNFGYTKLEALAALFECVIIVVAAGYIFYESVKKFSEPNLEIDLGLSLGVMVFSVVVTLCLVLFLNQISKKSGNLIIKADALHYKIDLFSNLAVIISLLIIKFSGFVMIDAIFGIVISGYIAQSAISLGKDALGVLLDHAASPEVTEGIIKMIKAKQRISDFHYLNTRQSANTIFLTLHLVFNKDISLYDAHEVADSLEAEIREKFRDYSWQITTHLDPYNDKEGK; this comes from the coding sequence TTGGGAAGTCCGTTTGATTATGAGTTTAACCGCATAAATAAGCAGGAGTGCACGCAAGGCGAAAATAAGGCTGTTATCGCAGCTGGAGCTTGCGCTTTTTTACTCGCACTTGTGAAATTTACAGCTGGGCTTTTTAGCGGCTCGGTTGCTGTGCTTGGCTCAGCGATTGACTCGATGCTTGATTTTATAGTCTCGCTTTTAAATTTATTTGCGCTTAGAAAGTCAAAAAAGCAAGCCGATGAGAGATTTAACTTTGGCTACACAAAGCTAGAGGCCTTGGCAGCGCTATTTGAGTGCGTCATCATCGTGGTGGCTGCTGGATATATATTTTATGAGAGCGTTAAGAAATTTAGCGAGCCAAATTTAGAGATAGACCTTGGCTTAAGCCTTGGTGTGATGGTTTTTTCGGTAGTTGTGACGTTATGTTTGGTGCTATTTTTAAACCAAATTTCTAAAAAAAGTGGAAACCTTATCATAAAAGCAGACGCACTGCACTATAAGATCGACCTTTTTAGCAATCTTGCTGTCATCATCTCGCTGCTTATCATTAAATTTAGTGGATTTGTGATGATAGATGCGATCTTTGGCATCGTGATAAGTGGCTACATCGCTCAAAGCGCCATAAGCCTTGGCAAAGACGCCCTTGGTGTCTTGTTAGATCACGCAGCAAGCCCTGAGGTCACAGAGGGGATCATCAAGATGATAAAGGCAAAGCAGAGAATTTCTGATTTTCACTATCTAAACACAAGACAGAGCGCAAATACCATATTTTTAACGCTGCATTTAGTTTTTAACAAAGATATCTCGCTTTACGACGCGCACGAGGTGGCCGACTCGCTTGAAGCTGAGATAAGAGAGAAATTTAGGGATTATTCGTGGCAGATAACCACACATTTAGACCCATACAACGACAAAGAAGGGAAATGA